AACGTGCGCCGACACACACGAATAATTTTTGGACACAATAAGATCACGAAGATTCCCGGAAGGTGAATAATTTAATTtccattttttaatatttatattataatatatatcataatcataaaataagaaatatatAATACTTGTAATAAAAATTCGAGAAATTGTGTTTATTCGTAGTCGGTAATCTCAACGCGTCAATATTTTTGGGAACTCCTTTGACTGAATGGTCCAAtccaattttatatttaattttctttgttttttaggCATTTAATTTTCTTTGCTTCATACATCAAAATGACACATGATGTCGGGGAAGTCGACCCAaatcattatttctttaaataatttacgaTTTATTTTTTAGTTCTTAGTATAAGgttttaaaagttaaaaccaaaattcaaaCCGAAAACTCGTAAGAGtcctaaaatatttatataatgttACACGTTCGCATTGCATAACATGGGGAAaacattaaatttattataaatgcACGGTGCATGTGCTATGTTTAATTTACTGTCATTATATGAAACGAAAGGGACGTCGGCAAAGGGACAAATATATAGGACTCTCGTGAACAAATTATATATCCTTttgttattttcattttaaaatacaaaataataattgagagtatagtaggtcttttgtgagacagacAGTCTAACGGATCTCTTTTTAGACGAGTTAATTCTGCTCAGGTttacgataaaaaataatatttttagcatacaattaatattttttcatgggtgATATCCATGGATGAGCCCACTACCCCTGATCCATCCCTAGCCCAAATGGAAGACAGATCCATCAAAGgcccatgtattctcctataaatatcaagtTGGACCGTATGATGATTCAtttactatattgttttcagcagcgcccttagctgctctTCTCTTATATcatcagtctctgacttgagtttCGGAGAGGTTACGTCGAGACACcttcctggcccccttctaacgttcttattcgtgatttcaggctcagggtaattacgaaacctgcgtctggactagtgacacttgctggaatcggaccctaaatttctgTTGAGTATCAATGGGTAATCTGAGTAGAATATATGTCTTACAAAATTGGCTGGTTAGACCGCCTCAATGAAGTTTTTGTGTTGATAGTAACTAATTTTGTAGCAATATAATAAGAAAGTTATAAGAGAGGTAAAAACCAGAGGTTCAAGATCCACTTAATAATCACCCAACATTGGCCATTTAAATTGCTGTTATTACGGTTGGTCAGTTTTGTCTTTgccaaaaaaattgaaaaatttacATCTATTTTTCCTCTTACATCCATCGAACACTTTTCCTTATTTCTTGCTTCTCTATCTCAACAAAAGATTTCTTACAAATTGTATGACAATGATCAACCAGATTAGGACAGGTTGATTAGTGGTGAGTTTTGATCCTTAATCTGTCCCTTTTCTTGTGTTTTCCGATAAACGCAATTCGGGTctctttttataaaaaaaaatgtttttttttgtttcattgataattattgatgatattaCTTCTAATTCGTAGGTGGAGGAAGAATGGCGTACAAGGTGGATCATGAGTACGATTACTTGTTCAAGATCGTGCTGATAGGAGATTCCGGTGTCGGAAAATCTAATATTCTGTCGAGATTTACCCGAAATGAATTCTGCTTGGAATCCAAATCTACTATTGGCGTCGAATTCGCGACCAGAACTCAACAGGTTCATCTCACCTTTCGTCGTTTATTACTTTCATTTCGGATGTAAAATCAGGCAACATTCAAGATTTTCCTGTACAATCTTCAAATTGAAAATCTTGTTGAAGgccaatatatatgtatttttattaaataatttataacacatatacatatttaaaatgtataaaaaaaattatgtgaaaATGCATGATGCATGTTTTATATTGACTTGTTATTATGTACCTGCAGGTGGAAGGGAAGACAGTCAAGGCACAAATATGGGATACGGCGGGACAAGAGCGCTACCGTGCCATCACGAGTGCCTACTACCGCGGGGCCGTGGGTGCACTCTTGGTGTACGACATAACGAAGAGACAGACGTTCGAAAACGTGCAACGATGGCTACGAGAGCTGAGGGACCATGCGGATTCGAACATAGTAATAATGCTCGCGGGTAACAAGTCCGACCTCAACCACCTCCGAGGAGTGGCCGAGCATGACGCTCGCCTCTTCGCCGAGAAGGAAGGCCTCTCGTTCCTCGAGACGTCAGCCCTCGAGGCACATAACGTTGAGAAAGCGTTTCAAACTATTTTACTCGATATCTATCAGATTATTAGCCGAAAGGCGCTAGCGGCACAAGAGGCCGATGCCGTTGTTCCTGGACAGGGCACCGCCATCAAGGTTGGGGATTATTCCTCCAACTTCAGCAAGAGAGCTGCCTGTTGTTCTAATTAAAATGACCGATGAATGAAAGAAATTAAGTTTTGGTTACATTCTAGACTATTTAACTGAGTAAAAACATATGGTTAATTTTATACCGTAAGAATTTGTAAACTTTTTGTCTATTTTTGATGTTGCGTTGGTATTGTTGTCTCTTTTcaatgttattatttttatttgttattatctTGTGGATTGTGATCAAGAATCAAGATGTACGTTTTTTTACTATACTGATTAGATTGTATATCCTTATGTTATTTTCtgtcttaaataaaaaataaaattctaagaaAACTAATTAACGAGTACTTAATTTGACTCCTCTGCTCTTTCGATCTCTTTCGTAATATTTCTACGAACATATTATCTTAAAAGATCAGAAAATTACAGTCACGATTAATGGCTATGCTTTTGAAATCTTTTTTCCCACAATACAAACATAACCAGCAAAAACCAGAAAAACAAAAGCAAGaagaaattaatttaataattttccaaATATTCGTAAATTTCATCCCAAAAGTAAAGTAAAATTGTTGATCCGCTAGCTGTTAGTTTATATGTATTTTGTTGATGCGGATGGCTTATTGCATGGGAGAACTTATGGGAAAATTTGCGAGCCTAAATTTGAGTAGGCTTGTGATGAAATAACAATTGAATCATGTGAAGGCCTCTGCAAAGGAAACTTCTATTGCTAGATCCAGGATTTACTATTTGTTGGTACATCTTGTTAACATTTTATTCGTGACATTGCTCCTCATTATAAGCATGTCTTCAACATAAATGCATAACTTTACATAGGAATTTTGTGTGCATTTGAGGTAAATAAATTTATCACTTTCGTTAATATTGAAGTTATTTAACAACatacatttgtgaaattttccACGTCATTGCTTAAACGCTTGCTTAAACCCATATAATAATTTAACGAGTCGGCACAATTTCTTTTCTTGAACGTGCACAACAAATCCTTCGGGATGATCCATACAGATCTCTTCTTCTAACTAATCATCGAAGAATGTTGTTTTGACATTCATTTAGTGTATCTCAAGGTTATGCAGATCTGCAATAATAACGAGTGCACAAATAGAAGTGAGTCTTGAGATTGGTGAGCAGGTGTCGAAAAAGTTAAGACCTTCATTTTGTCTATATATTTTAGCCACAAGTCGAGCCTTGTATTTTTCGACCATTCCATCAACTTTGTATTTTTTTCAGAGTTTCATTTTCATCCCAATGGTTTGATACTTAGTGGAAGATCCATCAATTCCCAAGTGTGGATTTGAAAAATGAAATCTATTTCAGAGTTGACGGCTTCTTTCCAATATAGTGTCACAAGGCTAGACAACGCTTCTTGCAAGAACTTTGGTTCATTTTTCAGTATGTAAGAGAAAATATAGACCAaattgttggggaattacaccccccgaagcgatgccgatcacGATAATAATAGTACCCcaaaaattgcggaataaaataaccaacaagaacacaaagatttacgtggttcacccaatatagactacgtccacggagcactgcaacttttataactggaagaaatattacaacaagtgtatacaccaatacactcaatatttctcacactcccaacccgagtataccgagaaaataatttctctaactcacacaagagactcgcactcaagaaaaaaaaacactcttttttttctatgcactctctatttatcaaagctaaaaagtttttgattttgggatacaataactgaaggaattgagctctatttataactaattccctccagcAACTTTCTTAACAAAACCGATGTGGGATGAaggtttatattattttatttaatacgtGGGCCCCACCCctcacctaacaattctcccacttgaagacttgatttcaatcatgtcttcacaccatcattGCCGCAGCTCATATATCTCCATTTATACTTGCAGTCCAcctgaagttgaacacaacttcagtttgtccatggtTACtgtcttcgtgagcatatcggcaagatttttacttccaggaatcttctccagTTTCAAGACTCCAACTTCCagcactgatctgatgaaatggtacctaacctgtatatgctttgtcctagcatgagaaacatgattttttgctaaatgaatagcactctgactgtcacagtataatgtgctatcttcaagcttctgacccaattcctccagaaaggatttcaaccatatcatctccttgctagcttctgtaactgcaacatactcagcctcagtagtcgaaagcgcaacaatcttttgcagcttagacacccagcttacaactgtaccaccttatgtgaacacatatccagtagtacttttcctgccatccaggtcaccacccatatcggcatcgacaaaaccctgtaagccaaattttgatctcctgaagcataaagaacaactagcagtacctttcaaatacctgagaatccacttaactgcttcccagtgttgcttccct
This window of the Primulina huaijiensis isolate GDHJ02 chromosome 3, ASM1229523v2, whole genome shotgun sequence genome carries:
- the LOC140973943 gene encoding ras-related protein Rab2BV-like; translated protein: MAYKVDHEYDYLFKIVLIGDSGVGKSNILSRFTRNEFCLESKSTIGVEFATRTQQVEGKTVKAQIWDTAGQERYRAITSAYYRGAVGALLVYDITKRQTFENVQRWLRELRDHADSNIVIMLAGNKSDLNHLRGVAEHDARLFAEKEGLSFLETSALEAHNVEKAFQTILLDIYQIISRKALAAQEADAVVPGQGTAIKVGDYSSNFSKRAACCSN